Genomic DNA from Hemiscyllium ocellatum isolate sHemOce1 unplaced genomic scaffold, sHemOce1.pat.X.cur. scaffold_924_pat_ctg1, whole genome shotgun sequence:
CTCCATAAAGCCTGCTCTATACCTGGTCTTATACCCACCCCACATATTTGGTGTCAGATGAAGTAATTTGGACTGGATTTAATTATTGATCTGGATCAAGAGATCCTCTGATAGCAAGTCACAGCACAGACCTATATACAGTTTGACCTACTAGGCAGCAAAAAACAATCCAACAATGAGCAGTTTATTTACAATTGGTACATTCCATCATCAAGCCCAGGACAGTAAACTACTTCCACAGCTTCACATTCTATAGAACTCATTCATAGAGAAAACAACAAAGTCTTGCTCCCTGCAGTCAGTTCAGTCACTCTCCCCCAGGGTGAGCCTGTCAAACAGGTATTCTCCCAGGCCATTCTCAGGGGCTCCCAGTctcttcaggttggtgatgtgatctcccagcttcttgatcatcttcacttgctcatccaagtagtgcCTCTCCAGGAAGTCACACAGCTGGAAGGGAAAGAGAAAATCTGATTATGTCAAGATCAACTTGACTTTTCTCTAAGCCTGGTATTCCCCTCAGTATGGAGAGTGGACAGTTAAGTGATGTGACAGATTGCTGAAGAGCCTTTAGAAAGTGCTCAGATCTGGGCTACACCAGAAGCGTGGCCCACTCCCATACTGCACTCCCCACCATTTACATAGAAATCAGAGGCTAAAGGACCAAGTGTCttatccatttaagacagagccCAGACATAAACACATCAGGAACTCacatgagggtcagtgtggtcagaGGAGAGTTTGTGTAGATCTAGCAGACTCTGGTTCACATCCTTCTCCATCTGCAGAGCTCTCTGCATTGCCTCCAGACCATTGCCCCACTCATCCTGCTCTGGCTTCTGGAAGGCAGGAAAGGCAAAGTGGTCACTTTCTTACAGGTCAAGTTCATTTTTAGTGAATGAAGCAATATGGCTTTTCGCATGATCAATTGGAATTGAATTGCTTCAAATCCACATTAGCACAATTACTGTAAATCTGACCAGATAAACTTTAAATCAAGTTGCTTTAAATAATATGAAGTACAATTGTTTAATCTAGGAGAGATTAGTCAAACCCAACCTTGATATCCTGCAGGATGACTCTGCCTCCACGTTTATTCTGGAATTCCATCAGTTTCTCAGCATGTTCCCGTTCCTCATGGGACTGCTCCTTGAAGAACTCAGCAAAGTGACGCAGGGCAACATCATCCCGGTCAAAGTAAGAGGACTGGAGGGGGAAGGAGTAAAACAAGCCATCTCACATTTAAAAATCTAAGCAATTCTGTTTCAGAAGTTAAAAAGCCAAGTTTAAGAATGTTGTTATTTTACATTTGTTGAGCAGGTAGCTCTTAGACAAGCAAAATGTTtaagaattaattttaaaactgaaattgttggaaTATACCACCCCTTGCCCTCAGGAAGTGGGAGAGGGTGGAATTTCTTGCCACTCCACTTCTGCAGACAGTGGAACTGACTCCAAGAGAACAGGTATCAAGGAGACAGTTTACTGTCAAAAACCAACCAAATGTTCCTTTCTGTTGTGGAAATTGTTCCTGACTACACATTCTAGTACCCAAGAAAAGTTACATTAGACCCACATTGCTATCTTCAGCTCAAGACAACAAACATTAGTGAGGACACATACACCATTGCACCAGCTATGGTCACCTAATAATAACCACTGCTTCAAGTTACAGGCCAGTTAACCTGATTGTGTTGTTGGTTAGTTACATAGGAAGTAGCTGAGCTAGTCCAGCATTAAACCCCCACAGAAGACAGCTACTACAAGGAGCAGGCATTGCTCAAATGTTAACTTCAACAAGAAATCTTTCACCACTCAAAATGGTTTCCCTCCCAGGAATAGAGTATGGCATAAAGCAATTTCATTAAACTGGAGAAACTCCAACTTCTTCAAACACAGAGACCAGGAGAACCAGCCTCACCATGGAGAGGTAAACATAGGAGGAATAGAGCTCCAGGTTGATCTGCTTGTTAACAGCATCCTCACAGTCCTTGTGGTAGTTCTGACACACTTGGGAGGCCATCTTCCCTATTCCCACACTCTATCACCTAGACAACCGCAGAACTAAGCCTCTCAGCCACAAGCTCTTCTATTTATCCTCCTAGGACATCCTGCACCCAACAGGGAGTGGCAGCACCAATGATGATTGATGATCCCCAATAGCCTATCAGGAATCACCAGGCATATAAGTATCAATGAACAAAGGAGGAGGGGTTTGGCAAGGAGCCATAACCTAGAGCCAATCAGAGATTTGGAATCAATCTTGCGATCATTGCTTATAGATGAATAGATCCTGAACAAACTCCTAACTTTCTGTTTGTCTATGGATGGATAAGAATGAATTTGAACAATCTGACCTAAACTGGTTCTTCTGCTTTATGGTCCAGTTTCTCTGAGGTTTCACACAATGACATCAGGTTCCGTtacagatggagaa
This window encodes:
- the LOC132814789 gene encoding ferritin heavy chain A-like, coding for MASQVCQNYHKDCEDAVNKQINLELYSSYVYLSMSSYFDRDDVALRHFAEFFKEQSHEEREHAEKLMEFQNKRGGRVILQDIKKPEQDEWGNGLEAMQRALQMEKDVNQSLLDLHKLSSDHTDPHLCDFLERHYLDEQVKMIKKLGDHITNLKRLGAPENGLGEYLFDRLTLGESD